Below is a genomic region from Balaenoptera ricei isolate mBalRic1 chromosome 3, mBalRic1.hap2, whole genome shotgun sequence.
taaatgtttgatagaattcacctgtgaagccgtctggtcctggacttttgtttgttggaagatttttaatcacagtttcaatttcattacttgtgattggtctgttcatattttctatttcttcctggttcagtcttggaaggttatacctttctaagaatttgtccatttcttccaggttgtccattttattggcataaagttgcttgtagtagtctcttaggatgctttgtatttctgcagtgtctgttgtaacttctcctttttcatttctgattttattgatttgagtcctctccctctttttcttgatgagtctggctaaaggcttatcaattttgtttatcttctcaaagaaccaacttttagttttattgatctttgctattgttttctttgtttctatttcatttatttctgctctgatctttatgatttctttccttctgctaactttgggttttgtttgttcttctttctctagtttctttaagtgtaaggttagattgtttacttgagctttttcttgtttctttaggtaggcttgtatagctataaacttccctcttagaactgcttttgctgcatcccataggttttgggtcgtcgtgttttcattgtcatttgtctctaggtattttttgatttcctctttgatttcttcagtgatctcttggttatttagtaacgtattgtttagcctccatgtgtttgtcctttttacgtttttttccctgtaattcatttctaatctcatagcgttgtggtcagaaaagatgcttgatatgatttcaattttcttaaatttactgaggcttgatttgtgacccaagatgtgatctatcttggagaatgttccgtgcgcacttgagaagaacgtgtaatctgctgtttttggatggaatgtccgatatatatcaattaaatctatctggtctattgtgtcatttaaagcttctgtttccttatttattttcattttggatgatctgtccattggtgtaagtgaggtgttaaagtcccccactattattgtgttactgtcgatttcctcttttatagctgttagcagttgccttatgtattgaggtgctcctatgttgggtgcatatatatttataattgttatatcttcttcttggattgatccctggatcattatgtagtgtccttccttgtcttttgtaacattctttattttaaagtctattttatctgatatgagtatagctactccagctttcttttgatttccatttgcatggaatatctttttccatcccctcactttcagtctgtatgtgtccctaggtctaaagtgggtctcttgtagacagcatatatatgggtcttgtttttgtatccattcagccagtctatgtcttttggttggggcatttaatccattcacgtttaaggtaataatcgatatgtatgttcctatgaccattttcttaattgttttgggtttgtttttgtaggtccttttcttctcttgtgtttcccacttagagaagttcctttagcatttgttgtagagctggtttggtggtgctgaattctcttagcttttgcttgtctgtaaagcttttgatttctccatcaaatctaaatgagatccttgccgggtagagtaatcttggttgtaggttcttccctttcatcactttaagtatatcctgccactcccttctggcttgcagagtttctgctgagaaatcagctgttaaccttatgggagttcccttgtatgttatttgtcgtttttcccttgctgctttcaataatttttctttgtctttaatttttgccactttgattactatgtgtctcggcgtgtttctccttgggtttatcctgcctgggactctctgtgcttcctggacttgggtggctatttcctttcccatgttagggaagttttcgactataatctcttcaaatattttctctggtcctttctctctctcttctccttctgggacccctataatgcgaatgttgttgcgtttaatgttgtcccagaggtctcttaggctgtcttcatttcttttcattcttttttctttagtctgttctgcagcagtgaattccatcattctgtcttccaggtcacttatccgttcttctgcctcagttattctgctattgattccttctagtgtagttttcatttcagttattgtattggtcatctctgtttgtttgttctttaattcttctaggtctttgttaatcatttcttgcatcttctcaatctttgcctccattcttattccgaggtcctggatcatcttcactatcattattctgaattctttttctggaaggttgcctatctccacttcatttagttgtttttctggggttttatcttgttccttcatctgggacatagccctctgccttttcatcttctctatctttctgtaactgtggtttttggtccacaggctgcaggattatagtttttcttgcttctgttgtctgccctctggtggttgaggctatctaagaggcttgatctCCATAAACTCTTTATTGTGGCTTGAGCTTTGAAACTACAGAAGAAGGTTTGAGGAACTACTACGAGCAATGGGGAAAACTTACAGACCGTGTGGTAAAGAGGGATCCTGCAAGCAAAAGATCAAGAGGCTTTGGTTTTGTAACTTTTTCATCCATGGCTGAGGTTGATGCCGCCATGGCTGCAAGACGGCATTCAACTGATGGGAGAGTAGTTGAGCCAAAATGTGCTGTTGCAAGAGAGGACTCTGGAAAGCCAGGGGCTCATGTCACTGTGAAGAAGCTATCTGTAGGTGGAATTAAAGAAGACACTGAGGAACATCATCTTAGAGATTACTTTGAGGAATATGGAAAAATTGAGACCATTGAGATCATTACTGATAGGCAGTCTGGAAAGAAAAGAGGCTTTGGGTTTGTTACTTTTGATGACTGTGATCCTGTGGATAAGACTGTGTTGCAGAAATACCATACTATCAATGGTCATAATGCAGAAGTAAGAAAGGCTTTGTCTAGACAAGGAATGCAGGAAGTCCAAAGTTCTAAAAGTGGAACAGGAGGCCACTTTGGTTTTGGAGattctcgtggtggtggtggtggtggaaatttTGGACCAGGACCAGGAAGTAACTCCAGAGGAGGATCTGATGGATATGGAAGTGGTCGTGGATTTGGGGATGGCTATAATGGGTATGGAGGAGGGCCTGGAGGTGGCAATTTTGAAGGTAGCCCTGGTTATGGACGAGGAAGAGGAGGATATGGTGGTGGAGGACCTGGATATGGCAACCAGGGTGGGGGCTACGGAGGTGGTTATGACAACT
It encodes:
- the LOC132363921 gene encoding heterogeneous nuclear ribonucleoproteins A2/B1-like, whose product is MEREKEQFHKLFFCGLSFETTEEGLRNYYEQWGKLTDRVVKRDPASKRSRGFGFVTFSSMAEVDAAMAARRHSTDGRVVEPKCAVAREDSGKPGAHVTVKKLSVGGIKEDTEEHHLRDYFEEYGKIETIEIITDRQSGKKRGFGFVTFDDCDPVDKTVLQKYHTINGHNAEVRKALSRQGMQEVQSSKSGTGGHFGFGDSRGGGGGGNFGPGPGSNSRGGSDGYGSGRGFGDGYNGYGGGPGGGNFEGSPGYGRGRGGYGGGGPGYGNQGGGYGGGYDNYGGGNYGSGNYNQQPSNYEEWKLWW